CAGACAGTGAATTGAATCGGTCAGAGCCGACACCAGGCCTGCTTCCCTGGCGGTGTTTCGAACCAGTTGAGCCCGAGCGGTTGAGGATACCAGACTCTCAGACCATCAGCATCTTATATCCAACTATAGAATACCATGTATGGTTGGTTGGCTCGATATCTTGATTACTTCATTTGTGCTGCAGCTTCTTGCTCTTCCCGGTGAAAAAGGACAGATAGTGATCGCTGCACTCGCCACGAAGTACGACCCGTACGTGGTCGTGGCCGGCGCAGCAACCGCATTCGGTGGCTGGACAGTTCTGGAAATTCTGCTCGGGAATGCGCTGAAAGGCGCACTCCCCGAAGCGTTCCTCGACGGCCTCACTGCGGCGTTGTTCTTCATCTTCGCTGCGTGGGTCCTCTATACATCACAGTTAGACTTCGAGGACGACACGAGTGACGAGCAACCGATTACCGATGGGAGTTCAGGGGTTGTTGATGACGCAGTTGATGTCGTTCCATCTCGCTTCGCGGGGTTTGTTCCGTCATTTTCGTTGATGGTGTTCGGCGAGTTCGGGGATAAAACACAACTGATCACGATCGGCCTCGCAGTCCAGTATGGCGCTCATCCGGCTATTTGGTTGGGAGAGATGCTTGCCATCATTCCTGTGAGCTTGGTGACGGCGCTGTTTTTCTCGCGCAGTTCGGCCTACATCAACACGAAGTGGGTGCGGTACGTCTCGGCGAGCTTGTTCGCGCTATTTGGGCTCGATATCATGGCGAAATACCTCCTCGGCTTTCACTTCCTCCCATTTTAACGGCGGATGAGAGAGACGGCTGCCCCGGTTCATTTCCTGATGTGAATAAAGTTCACAGACGAAACCGTTAATCCAGTGGTGACCCTGACTTTCGCGGCTTGATGACCAAATCAACAGCCGTCGAGATTTAACGACACGTCTGCCACTCCCCCATGCCCGACTCGCGCTCTGTATTCAGCACACTGTTTATATCAAATTCAGATGATTTCAACAGAGATACTTAATCTTAAGATTAGCCCTAACCTTAGGTACGAACGTGTCATTGCCGACCCGTTCACGGCGGCGCTCGATGCGACCGAAGGAGCCCACAGTTGGTGTGCCAGGAGTACTACCACACCTATGGCACTAGCGCCCAACAGTTCGCCGCCGGCGACGGCGTCGAGCTCACTGACGAGACAACCGGGACGCACATCTAAGGTTAAGATTAAGATCAAACCTATGTTTGACGGCCTAATAAGGGTGTATTTGACATGGCGGGAGACAAACGGGCCAGGACGAACGAGAACGATATCGGTAACGACTTCGACATCGGCCGGTACCTCGATGCGTTCGACAGCGCAGCAAAAATAAGATAGTCGGCGTTGAGGTGAACCGAGACACATGCGTTCTATCACGAACTCTAGAGCGCAGATGAGGCCGAAGTGATCCCAGTCCAGTCGGTTCGAGATCACATAGAGAAACTGTTCAACTGTCACCCGGGGGTCTTCGGGCGGTCGATGCGGAAACTTGAGATCGAGCGTGAATTCTGACGCTGTGTTGTAGGGACTTAACCAACATTCAGACGGAACTGCGCCCAGTGGGCTCTGTTGAAATCCTCAGAGAGTTACATGTTTGTCTTGGCTCTGTTGAAATCCTCAGAGAGTTACATGTTCGTCCTGTGATTCCATGAGATGAAGACCCTCCCGAAGTCACAGATTCTCCGTTTTACTGAGAAGGCGATCCACCTAGCACGCCGAGCAGTATCTCGATACTCCTCGAAGTTTTCTAAACACCGCTACACACTCCCCCAGCACGTTGTTCTGTTGTGTCTCAAAGTTAGGAAGAACACGACCTATCGTGGTTTACTCGACGAATTGATCGAGATGCCACGCATTCGTCGAGCTCTTGGATTAGCTGAACTACCTACGCCATCAACGCTCTGTAAGGCGTTCAATCGGCTTGATATGGCTGTATGGCGTGTTATATTGACTCTCTCAGCGACGTTCCTTCCGACGAGTGGAATCGTTGGAGTTGATGCGTCAGGGTTCGACCGGAGTCACGCCTCTAAACACTACACGAAACGTGCTGAACTCACGATTCAGCAGCTCAAGGTGACGCTGCTGGTCGATGCGAAGGTGAACGCAATTCTCGATC
This genomic stretch from Halorubrum hochsteinianum harbors:
- a CDS encoding TMEM165/GDT1 family protein, with amino-acid sequence MVGWLDILITSFVLQLLALPGEKGQIVIAALATKYDPYVVVAGAATAFGGWTVLEILLGNALKGALPEAFLDGLTAALFFIFAAWVLYTSQLDFEDDTSDEQPITDGSSGVVDDAVDVVPSRFAGFVPSFSLMVFGEFGDKTQLITIGLAVQYGAHPAIWLGEMLAIIPVSLVTALFFSRSSAYINTKWVRYVSASLFALFGLDIMAKYLLGFHFLPF